A region from the Sphaerodactylus townsendi isolate TG3544 linkage group LG01, MPM_Stown_v2.3, whole genome shotgun sequence genome encodes:
- the KLHDC3 gene encoding kelch domain-containing protein 3 isoform X1: MLRWTVHLEGGPRRVNHAAVAVGHKVYSFGGYCSGEDYETLRQIDVHVFNAVSLRWTKLPPVWTNSKDHVREVPYMRYGHSAVLIDDTIYIWGGRNDTEGACNVLYAFDVSTHKWSTPKVSGMVPGARDGHSACVLGKSMYIFGGYEQLADCFSNDIHKLDTSNMTWSLIATKGTPARWRDFHSATIIGTKMYVFGGRADRFGPFHSNNEIYCNRIKVFDTDTNSWLDSPPTPLLPEGRRSHSAFGYNGELYIFGGYNARLNRHFHDLWKFDPVSFTWKKIDPKGKGPCPRRRQCCCRIGDKIILFGGTSRSSWP, from the exons ATGTTACGGTGGACAGTGCACTTAGAAGGTGGGCCCCGGAGAGTGAACCACGCTGCTGTGGCTGTCGGACACAAAGTCTACTCTTTTGGTGGCTATTGTTCTGGTGAAGACTATGAGACTCTGCGACAGATTGATGTTCATGTGTTTAATGCAG TCTCTCTACGCTGGACTAAGCTGCCTCCAGTGTGGACCAACAGCAAGGACCATGTGAGGGAAGTTCCCTACATGAGATACGGACATTCTGCAGTGCTCATTGATGATACTATCTACATCTGGGGAGGCCGCAATGATACCGAGGGAGCCTGCAATGTACTGTATGCCTTTGACGTCA gcaCACATAAATGGTCCACACCGAAAGTGTCTGGAATGGTACCAGGAGCTAGGGATGGGCATTCCGCTTGTGTCTTGGGAAAGAGCATGTATATTTTTGGTGGATATGAGCAACTG gCGGACTGTTTTTCAAATGACATTCACAAGCTGGATACCAGCAACATGACGTGGAGTCTGATCGCTACTAAG GGCACACCAGCCCGTTGGAGGGACTTCCATTCAGCCACAATAATCGGGACAAAGATGTATGTGTTTGGAGGAAGAGCAGACCGCTTTGGGCCGTTCCACTCCAACAATGAGATCTACTGTAATAGAATCAAAGTGTTTGACACAGATACGAACTCTTGGCTGGATTCCCCTCCCACTCCGCTCCTCCCTGAAGGCAGAAGGAGCCACTCAGCGT TTGGATATAATGGAGAGTTGTACATATTTGGTGGCTACAATGCACGCCTCAACAGACACTTCCATGATCTTTGGAAATTTGATCCAG TTTCTTTTACCTGGAAGAAGATCGATCCCAAAGGGAAAGGGCCATGTCCTCGTCGCAGGCAGTGCTGCTGTAGAATAGGAGACAAGATCATCCTCTTTGGAGGCACCAG CAGATCTTCTTGGCCATGA
- the KLHDC3 gene encoding kelch domain-containing protein 3 isoform X2, with product MLRWTVHLEGGPRRVNHAAVAVGHKVYSFGGYCSGEDYETLRQIDVHVFNAVSLRWTKLPPVWTNSKDHVREVPYMRYGHSAVLIDDTIYIWGGRNDTEGACNVLYAFDVSTHKWSTPKVSGMVPGARDGHSACVLGKSMYIFGGYEQLADCFSNDIHKLDTSNMTWSLIATKGTPARWRDFHSATIIGTKMYVFGGRADRFGPFHSNNEIYCNRIKVFDTDTNSWLDSPPTPLLPEGRRSHSAFGYNGELYIFGGYNARLNRHFHDLWKFDPVSFTWKKIDPKGKGPCPRRRQCCCRIGDKIILFGGTRSSWP from the exons ATGTTACGGTGGACAGTGCACTTAGAAGGTGGGCCCCGGAGAGTGAACCACGCTGCTGTGGCTGTCGGACACAAAGTCTACTCTTTTGGTGGCTATTGTTCTGGTGAAGACTATGAGACTCTGCGACAGATTGATGTTCATGTGTTTAATGCAG TCTCTCTACGCTGGACTAAGCTGCCTCCAGTGTGGACCAACAGCAAGGACCATGTGAGGGAAGTTCCCTACATGAGATACGGACATTCTGCAGTGCTCATTGATGATACTATCTACATCTGGGGAGGCCGCAATGATACCGAGGGAGCCTGCAATGTACTGTATGCCTTTGACGTCA gcaCACATAAATGGTCCACACCGAAAGTGTCTGGAATGGTACCAGGAGCTAGGGATGGGCATTCCGCTTGTGTCTTGGGAAAGAGCATGTATATTTTTGGTGGATATGAGCAACTG gCGGACTGTTTTTCAAATGACATTCACAAGCTGGATACCAGCAACATGACGTGGAGTCTGATCGCTACTAAG GGCACACCAGCCCGTTGGAGGGACTTCCATTCAGCCACAATAATCGGGACAAAGATGTATGTGTTTGGAGGAAGAGCAGACCGCTTTGGGCCGTTCCACTCCAACAATGAGATCTACTGTAATAGAATCAAAGTGTTTGACACAGATACGAACTCTTGGCTGGATTCCCCTCCCACTCCGCTCCTCCCTGAAGGCAGAAGGAGCCACTCAGCGT TTGGATATAATGGAGAGTTGTACATATTTGGTGGCTACAATGCACGCCTCAACAGACACTTCCATGATCTTTGGAAATTTGATCCAG TTTCTTTTACCTGGAAGAAGATCGATCCCAAAGGGAAAGGGCCATGTCCTCGTCGCAGGCAGTGCTGCTGTAGAATAGGAGACAAGATCATCCTCTTTGGAGGCACCAG ATCTTCTTGGCCATGA